The sequence TGGCGCCGAGGCAAATGAAGGTGCTATTAAGCTTGCTCGCAAGTGGGGCCAGCTTAATAAAAATGGTGCTTTTGAAATCATTACCTTTGATCACAGCTTTCATGGTCGTACCTTAGCCACGATGAGCGCCTCTGGTAAGCCTGGTTGGGATACGATGTTTGCCCCACAAGTTGCCGGCTTCCCAAAAGCAGATTTAAATGATTTAGAGTCCGTTAAAAAGCTGGTAACTGATAAAACAGTTGCAGTCATGCTTGAGCCAGTGCAAGGCGAAGGCGGCGTAATCCCTGCGACTAAAGAATTTATGCAGGAGCTGCGCAAGTTCACCCAAGAAAACAATATTCTCTTAATTGTTGATGAGGTACAAGCTGGTTGTGGTCGTACAGGCAGTCTCTTTGCCTATCAACTGTTTGGTATTGAGCCAGATATTATGACTTTAGGTAAAGGTATCGGCGGAGGTGTGCCACTCTCCGCTCTGCTGGCTACCGATGCAGTAGCTTGCTTTGTACCAGGAGATCAGGGCGGCACCTATAACGGCAACCCACTCATGACTGCAGTGGGCATCAGCGTTATTGAGCAGCTATTGGCCCCAGGATTTTTAGACAGCGTTAAAGCTAAAGGAACATTGCTGCAATCCGAGTTGTTAAAGCTCTGCGCAGAATTTCAGCTTGAAGGTGAACGTGGCGAAGGTTTGTTACGCGCCCTCATGCTGGGCAAAGATGTTGGCCCAAAACTTGTGGAGCTTGCTCGTGAGCGCAACCCTGAGGGCCTCCTCATTAATTCACCAAGACCAAACTTATTACGTTTTATGCCAGCCCTCAATGTGAGCGATGATGAAATTCGCTTAATGTGCAGCATGCTACGCGAACTACTCAAGCAAGTAGACTAAGTCCTACCCAACTAAATTTTTGGGCAGGGAGAAGGTAACGTCTTCCACTACCCCATCAAGCGCCCTTACCTGCCGGGGGCCAAATTCTTGAATACGAGCAACGATGGCTTGTGCCAAGCTTTCGGGCGCTGAAGCGCCTGCTGTTAATCCAATCTGCTTCTTACCGGCGAACCATTCAGGCTTTAGTTGCTCTGGTGCATCCACCATGTAAGAGGGAACACCAAGCTTTTCAGATAACTCCCGCAAACGATTAGAGTTTGAGCTTGTCGCACTACCAACCACAATAACCAGCTCGACTTGGGGTGCCATAAATTTCACAGCATCTTGCCGATTCTGTGTTGCATAACAAATATCTTGCTTACGTGGCTGAACAATATTGGGAAATTTTTTAGTAAGTGCCTCAACAATTTCTTTGGTTTCATCAACTGATAGTGTGGTTTGTGTCACGAAGGCAATTTTTTCACCGCTTGGGAAAGATAGTGAATCAACATCACCAACTTTTTCAATCAGAAATACACCTTCCTTGACTTGCCCCATGGTGCCCTCAACCTCAGGATGACCAGCATGACCAATCATCAGAACCGTAAAGCCTTCTTTGCACATCTTCACTACTTCAAGATGCACCTTGGTAACCAAAGGGCAGGTAGCGTCGTATACCTGCAAGCCACGGTCTTGGGCATCCTTACGAACCTCTTGAGAAACGCCGTGTGCACTAAAGACAACAATGCCGCCTTTAGGAACCTCGTGCAACTCCTCAACAAAAACTGCGCCCTTTTCGCGCAGTTCATTCACCACATAAGCGTTATGTACGATTTCATGACGTACATAGATCGGTGCTCCAAAACGCGTCAGCGCCTCGTTCACGATATTGATTGCGCGATCAACACCCGCACAAAAACCGCGGGGTTGAGCCATCAAAATTTCAGCGTTATCTGAAGTACTCATGATTTACAGAATAGCCACAATTTCTGCTTCGAATGTCACCGGTCTTCCGGCCAAAGGATGATTAAAGTCAAACCATGCCCCCTCTTCATCAATCGATTGCAACACACCTGCATATTGCGCACCGCCCGGAGCATTGAACTCAATGACATCGCCTGGATTAAATTCGATGTCATCATCGCGCCCCTCCTTGAGCGCCTTCAAGGAAACCCATTGCACCAAATCTTCTTTACGCTCGCCAAAACTTTCTTCTGGCGCAAGTAGTGCACTTTTTTTCTCACCAACCTCTAGTCCCAACAACACTTTTTCAAAGCAGGGAGCAAATTGTCCAGAACCCATCAAAACCGTCGCAGGACGGTCAACAAAAGTATTGATGTAATCATCCCCATTAGGCAAAGTGAGCCGGTAGTTGAGGGTCAAGTAGGAATTGGGCAAAACAGTAAGCTTAGTCATAAGGTGATTGTATCTAGGCCCGTGCCTGTAGTGAATTCCCCAATTACAGCTTGGCCAAAAAGTGAGCAGCCCCGCGAAAAGTTGCGCCACCTAGGGGCGGAAGCTCTCTCAGATGCAGAGCTACTGGCAATATTTTTACGGGTGGGAGTTAAGGGGAAAAGTGCTGTAGCCCTAGCCAAAGACTTGCTCCATCACTTTGGCAGCTTGCCACGGCTCCTAGCATGCACCCGTGAAGATTTCACCCGCATCCATGGCATGGGATTATCTAAATGGGCCCAGATTCAAGCTGCATACGAGCTAGTCAAACGCAGTCTTGAGGAGGGCTTGTCGGAGGACGGCATATTTTCCTCACCTAGTCATGTCAGGGAATTCTTGCAGGCTAAGATTGGACGCTTACCTCACGAAGTCTTTCTATGCCTCTACTTAGACTCACGCCTTCATTTAATTGAGTGCCAAGAGCTCTTCAGAGGCTCTATTACCCACACCACGGTCTACCCCCGAGAAATCCTGAAGGAAGCCCTTGCCAGAAATGCCAGCGCCCTCATCGTCGCCCACAACCACCCCAGTGGCAATCCATTGCCGAGCAACTCCGATCAAGAGCTCACCAAAACCCTCATGAATGCTTTGCAATTGGTGGATATTCCTCTTTTAGACCACTGCATCGTCAGTGGTAGTGGATTTTTCTCATTTTCCGACTCTGGCCTGATGAATATTGACAATTAAAGGTAGTAATCACTAACTTATAGAGAACATAGGGGGATTTATGACCGTCTTGAATCCCAAACCCCATCGGCAAAGGCATTTAGGACTAGCCCAAAATAGGCTAGGACTGATACAATCTTCTTTTTTCGCAATTAATGGAGTTATGTCATGGCAAAAGTTTGCCAAGTCACTGGGAAGAAGCCGATGGTTGGCAACAATGTATCCCATGCAAACAATAAAACGAAGCGTCGCTTTTTGCCTAACCTGCAAAACCGTCGTTTCTGGGTTGAATCTGAAAACCGTTGGATTAGCTTGCGCTTAACCAATGCTGGTTTGCGCGTAATCGACAAGAACGGTATTGATGCTGTGTTGTCTGATCTCCGTGCACGCGGCGAAATTTAAGGAGCACAGAAATGGCTAAAGGCGGCAGAGAAAAAATCAAGTTAGAGTCATCAGCTGGTACTGGTCACTTTTACACAACATCAAAAAACAAGCGTACAAAGCCTGAAAAAATGGAGATCATGAAATTCGATCCAACCATTCGCAAGCACGTTGCTTATAAAGAAACAAAGCTGAAGTAATTTACTTCCAGCAAATAAAAAACCCGCTTAGTTGCGGGTTTTTTATTTGCCTTAAATACTTACTGCATTCTGGGCGCTTAAGCGTAGCGACGCAATCTCAATGAGAACTCGCGCAAACTGCTTAAGCCGCTATCTTCAGCACGCTGACACCAAGCGTGTAACTGTGAGAGTAATTGCTCTCTCGTGGCGCTAGAGCGCCCCCAGATTGCCTGTAGATCCCGACGCATCTCAATCATCTTGCGCAGCTGAGCATTGCTTGCCATCAACTCCTCCAGTTTGGATTTCTCTTCCTCACTTAAACGAGACTCATCCTTAGACAACCATGTTCCGGCATCAGTTAAATGCGCTGCGAGAACTTGCATATGTTGCACTTCATTGCTGAAAAAATTGCACAGTGTCTTGCTGTAGCGAGCCATAATTTCATAACGATTGGCAATGATGGCCTCCAATGTATTTTGATCGGCTGGACGCAAATCACTAAGCACCGGTTTAGGCGAAGTCTTTTTCACTGTTGCCAAGCCAACTAGAGCCATCATCTGAATGTAGAGCCAACCAATATCAAACTCATACCATTTATTAGAAAGTTTGGCGCTTGTTGCAAAGGTGTGATGATTGTTGTGCAACTCTTCACCGCCAATCAAAATTCCCCAAGGGAAAATATTGGTTGAGGCATCTTCACAATCAAAGTTACGATATCCCCAATAGTGACCAATGCCATTAATAACACCAGCTGCAGTAATTGGAATCCATAACATCTGCACTGCCCAAACAGTCAGGCCAATGCCCCCAAATAAAAATACATCAATAATGAGCATCAGGGCTACACCCTGCCAAGAAAACTTGGAATAGATATTGCGCTCCACCCAGTCATCCGGAGTGCCATGGCCAAACTTTTCTAATGTCTCCTGGTTTGCAGCTTCATTTTTATAGAGCTCTGCCCCGCGAGAAAGGACTGTGCCAATCCCCAAAATTTGCGGGCTATGTGGATCATCCACAGTTTCACATTTGGCGTGATGCTTGCGATGAATAGAAGCCCACTCCTTGGTAACCATGCCAGTAGTGAGCCAGAGCCAAAAACGGAAGCAATGGGCTGCAAGCGGGTGCAATTCAAGCGCTCGGTGGGCCTGGCAGCGGTGTAAGAAGATGGTTACTGAGGCAATAGTGATATGGGTAGCTATCAAGGTAAACAGAACAATCTGCCACCATGACCAATCTAAGTAGCCATTAGCAAGCCAATGCAGAAACAAATCCAAACCAGAAACTGTATTCAAAAGTAAGTCCTAAAGTAGTATTGGCTCTTATTTTAATGCTTTTTAGGTCTTTTTGACCTTATCTTTCGTTAACTCTTCAGATTTGGGCTTTTCTGACTTTTCAGGTTTAGTACCTTTTTTCTGAAAAACAGCTCCAAAAAAGCCATCTGTGCCATGAATATGTGGCCAAAGTTGCCACCATGGATTATCTGAAGTGCATCCTAAAGGCAATTTATCCTTTGGAAACAATGGCTTAAGAACCTCAGCGGCTGGAACAGCCTCAAATTCAGGATGTTTACTGAGGAAATCTTCTGCAATCGCTTGATTTTCCTGGGGTAAGAGACTGCAGGTGGCATAAACCAAGCGGCCACCAGGCTTTAGTAAGCGAGCAGCTGAGGACAGAATACTCATTTGCTTTTGATTGAGTTCCAAGATGCCTTCGGGGGTTTGACGCCATTTCAGGTCAGGATTGCGGCGTAGGGTACCCATGCCACTGCAAGGGGCATCTACCAAAACCCGATCAATCTTCCCAGCCAAGCGCTTGATCTTGGCATCGTTCTCGCTATCAATCCATACTGGGTGAACGTTAGAAAGGCCGCTACGGGCCTGCCTTGGCTTCAAATTCGCCAAACGACGCTCGGATGTATCAAAGGCATAGAGGCGTCCAGTGGAGCGCATCAAGGCACCAATCGCAAGTGTTTTGCCTCCGGCACCTGCACAAAAGTCAACCACCATCTCGCCACGCTTTGGCGCAAGCAAGTAAGCTAAAAGCTGACTGCCCTCATCTTGCACCTCAAACATGCCGGCTTTAAAGCCAACTGTATTTTGCAAAGCAGGCTTACCCATGATGCGCACACCATCAGGTGCATACGGAGTTGGAATAGCTTGATATCGACCGCCCAATGCGTTCATTTGCGCGAGTAATTCTTCGCGATTGGTTTTCATCGTGTTGGCACGCAAATCTAAGAGCGCAGGATGCATTAATGATTTTGCTAGCTCTTCACGTGTTTCTTCACCAGGATATTTTCCAAATGCATCCCATAGCCACTCTGGCAAATTGTTGCGCACAAGTGGATTCAATGCTGCAGGATCAACCGTAGGAAAACGTTGCAACCATTCATATTCGCCAGATTTCAGTACGTGCGCTAAATCCGCAATCGCACTCTCCGCGCGGTTCGCTGAACCTAAACCGCCTTCAGATAAAGCGGACAGCAAACCCAATAGGGCTAAGCGTCTAGCCTGAGAGCCTTCACCGCTTACCGCAAACTGGGAGAATTCATTTTTACGACGGAGAATGGCAAACGCACTCTCAGCAATTAATGCGCGATCACGATTTCCAAGTTGTGGCTCGGCTCGAAAATAACGACTCACTACACGATCGGCAGGTTGCTCAAAACTAAGTAACTCGGGCAACAATCTCTCTAGATGAATAGCATGTTGAGGAAGAGCCTTGGCATTCGAGAAATTCTTTTGACCTTCAGGTGCAATTAAATTGCCACTAGCATTGCGTCGCTCGGAGCGAC comes from Polynucleobacter sp. MWH-Svant-W18 and encodes:
- a CDS encoding acyl-CoA desaturase, with protein sequence MNTVSGLDLFLHWLANGYLDWSWWQIVLFTLIATHITIASVTIFLHRCQAHRALELHPLAAHCFRFWLWLTTGMVTKEWASIHRKHHAKCETVDDPHSPQILGIGTVLSRGAELYKNEAANQETLEKFGHGTPDDWVERNIYSKFSWQGVALMLIIDVFLFGGIGLTVWAVQMLWIPITAAGVINGIGHYWGYRNFDCEDASTNIFPWGILIGGEELHNNHHTFATSAKLSNKWYEFDIGWLYIQMMALVGLATVKKTSPKPVLSDLRPADQNTLEAIIANRYEIMARYSKTLCNFFSNEVQHMQVLAAHLTDAGTWLSKDESRLSEEEKSKLEELMASNAQLRKMIEMRRDLQAIWGRSSATREQLLSQLHAWCQRAEDSGLSSLREFSLRLRRYA
- the rpmB gene encoding 50S ribosomal protein L28; this encodes MAKVCQVTGKKPMVGNNVSHANNKTKRRFLPNLQNRRFWVESENRWISLRLTNAGLRVIDKNGIDAVLSDLRARGEI
- a CDS encoding RsmB/NOP family class I SAM-dependent RNA methyltransferase produces the protein MSAERPPRKSGNRLAPHKSYAAKTKDPLRRSERRNASGNLIAPEGQKNFSNAKALPQHAIHLERLLPELLSFEQPADRVVSRYFRAEPQLGNRDRALIAESAFAILRRKNEFSQFAVSGEGSQARRLALLGLLSALSEGGLGSANRAESAIADLAHVLKSGEYEWLQRFPTVDPAALNPLVRNNLPEWLWDAFGKYPGEETREELAKSLMHPALLDLRANTMKTNREELLAQMNALGGRYQAIPTPYAPDGVRIMGKPALQNTVGFKAGMFEVQDEGSQLLAYLLAPKRGEMVVDFCAGAGGKTLAIGALMRSTGRLYAFDTSERRLANLKPRQARSGLSNVHPVWIDSENDAKIKRLAGKIDRVLVDAPCSGMGTLRRNPDLKWRQTPEGILELNQKQMSILSSAARLLKPGGRLVYATCSLLPQENQAIAEDFLSKHPEFEAVPAAEVLKPLFPKDKLPLGCTSDNPWWQLWPHIHGTDGFFGAVFQKKGTKPEKSEKPKSEELTKDKVKKT
- the radC gene encoding DNA repair protein RadC produces the protein MNSPITAWPKSEQPREKLRHLGAEALSDAELLAIFLRVGVKGKSAVALAKDLLHHFGSLPRLLACTREDFTRIHGMGLSKWAQIQAAYELVKRSLEEGLSEDGIFSSPSHVREFLQAKIGRLPHEVFLCLYLDSRLHLIECQELFRGSITHTTVYPREILKEALARNASALIVAHNHPSGNPLPSNSDQELTKTLMNALQLVDIPLLDHCIVSGSGFFSFSDSGLMNIDN
- the rpmG gene encoding 50S ribosomal protein L33, whose amino-acid sequence is MAKGGREKIKLESSAGTGHFYTTSKNKRTKPEKMEIMKFDPTIRKHVAYKETKLK
- a CDS encoding peptidylprolyl isomerase; translated protein: MTKLTVLPNSYLTLNYRLTLPNGDDYINTFVDRPATVLMGSGQFAPCFEKVLLGLEVGEKKSALLAPEESFGERKEDLVQWVSLKALKEGRDDDIEFNPGDVIEFNAPGGAQYAGVLQSIDEEGAWFDFNHPLAGRPVTFEAEIVAIL
- a CDS encoding acetylornithine transaminase codes for the protein MNKPAHDIDTHSVMFITQRPELVMVEGNGSWMTDNNGKRYLDFLQGWAVNCLGHSNAGMIAALNAQAKKLMNPSPAFYNEPMIGLSNLLTNNSCFDKVFFANSGAEANEGAIKLARKWGQLNKNGAFEIITFDHSFHGRTLATMSASGKPGWDTMFAPQVAGFPKADLNDLESVKKLVTDKTVAVMLEPVQGEGGVIPATKEFMQELRKFTQENNILLIVDEVQAGCGRTGSLFAYQLFGIEPDIMTLGKGIGGGVPLSALLATDAVACFVPGDQGGTYNGNPLMTAVGISVIEQLLAPGFLDSVKAKGTLLQSELLKLCAEFQLEGERGEGLLRALMLGKDVGPKLVELARERNPEGLLINSPRPNLLRFMPALNVSDDEIRLMCSMLRELLKQVD
- the ispH gene encoding 4-hydroxy-3-methylbut-2-enyl diphosphate reductase; this encodes MSTSDNAEILMAQPRGFCAGVDRAINIVNEALTRFGAPIYVRHEIVHNAYVVNELREKGAVFVEELHEVPKGGIVVFSAHGVSQEVRKDAQDRGLQVYDATCPLVTKVHLEVVKMCKEGFTVLMIGHAGHPEVEGTMGQVKEGVFLIEKVGDVDSLSFPSGEKIAFVTQTTLSVDETKEIVEALTKKFPNIVQPRKQDICYATQNRQDAVKFMAPQVELVIVVGSATSSNSNRLRELSEKLGVPSYMVDAPEQLKPEWFAGKKQIGLTAGASAPESLAQAIVARIQEFGPRQVRALDGVVEDVTFSLPKNLVG